The Candidatus Synechococcus calcipolaris G9 DNA window GCGTCATCATCATAGTACAGACACCCCCAGATTGATAGGCATTTCCGGAAAGACTCCCTAAATTCATCGACACCTAGGACAATTAGTGAAAGTGTCACAGGTAGATTTGACGGAACTTCCCCCTTCTGGGTGACTGTTGCCAAGGTAACAATATTAAAAGAATCTATAGTTCCTTGAGATATTCACGAATTTACTTATTACCGGTCTTAGCTATTTAAGTGTTTTTGCGGAAGGGCGATGATTTCTCAAGCTCTGACTGTTAAAGGCATTGAAGTTTAATCTCTTCAATAGAAATATTTATTTTTCTATGGATGCACCTTTATTTCTTTGGTTCTCCGTGGCGATCGGGTTTGCCAAAGGCTTGTCATTCGTCCACAGATTAGGTAAAGTCACCTAGAAGTTTGATGTTGCCCCAACTGCCCTTTGCATAAGCACGTAAGTATGACAGTTCTATTCAGTAGGCAACAAAAAGCTTCATCCCTTGGGTTAAATTGGTTTGAACTGTTCCTGTTGACCGTTTTGTCTAAGTTTTGTCTGATGTGTTGTTTAGTCGAATCACTTTAGATAGTGTGTGCGAGGAGGTTTACATTGAGCGACCAAACCCTTTACTCCCCTAATCCAACCCCACCGGAGCATATAATTTCTAATTCTCTTAGTCGTCGGATCCGCCAGGTTTGTTCCTATCTGCCTCTCATAACGGCGACGACTGGTTTGACGGCGGCCATCACCCCTGGTGTCTATGCCCTTGATTCATTGCTGTTGGTTCATCCCCCTACAAGCTCATCTGAAAGCCTCAGTAGGTTAAATCAGGATCCTATCCGTCCCTTAGGTTCGTCCTCCACCTCTGATCTTGATGGCAACTCGCAAGAGAGTCTTTCCGCCACAATCAACGAAAATATTCTTGCCGATATTATTCAAGGCTCTCTCAAAAAAGCAATTCTACCGGAGTCTAAACTCCCTCTCACAACAGGCTCCCTTACATCCAGTCCTGTTCTCTCGGCCTATCCGCAGTTAGCATCTTCTAGTCAGATTTCATCTCCTTCCTTTAAGGTGATTGATCGTCGCCAAGCCGGAACCGATGATCTGGCAACCCTGGTGACTAAATCAACCACGGCAGTGCTGGCGGCCCTTCCCACAGGAGATATGTCCTTAGGGATGGGGGGAACCTGGGAAGAAACCTCTGGGATGCAGCCGGTGGATATATCCCTAGAGGAATCGACTCCTGCTACGGCAACTGATCTTTCTCCAGCAGCGGCGGATCTACTGGCCATTGCCCCGGAAGAGCCGGTAGAGGATACTTCTTCCGCAATTGCCTATGCTCCTCAACAGTCTGACCCCAATTCCCGGGTGCAGTTCACGGGCAGTCGTCGCGGCGTTCCGGTGCCCTTTGGCCGCAGCTATCAACGCCAGAATCACCAATCTCGGCCCGTGTCAACCCGTACCGCTGCTACCTCTATTCCTGCCAATTCAATTCCAACAACGCCGGTCGTCAGCCCTCGCCCCAGTACTGTTACCGTTAGTCCGGTTACACCTCGTCCTAATCCTGCTCCGGCGACTGCCCCGGCTATTCCCCAACCCATGGCTGCCCCTGTTCCCGTTAAGGTGGCACGTCAAGTAATTTCGCCCCAATTACCCGATCTAGACTTGCCCCCGCTTCCTGCCTCTGATCGCTATTTACCCAGTCCCATTACGAATCAGTTTGTTTGGCCTGCCCAGGGTGTGTTTACCTCTGGCTTCGGCCCACGCTGGGGGCGGATTCACCGGGGCATTGATATAGCCGGGCCCGTGGGCACACCCGTGGTTGCCGCAGCTTCTGGGGTTGTGACATTTTCTGGCTGGAATTCCGGTGGTTTTGGTAACCTAGTGGAAATTCGCCATACAGACGGAACCCTCACCCTCTATGCCCACAATCATCGGAATATTGTCCGTCAAGGTCAATATGTTCAGCAGGGAGAGCAAATTGCCCTGATGGGTAGCACGGGTCGGAGTACGGGGCCCCACGTCCACTTTGAAATCCATCCCCAGGGGCGGGGCGCGGTGAATCCGATGAATTTCCTCCGCCGCTCTCAAGGCTAATAGCTCCTGGCAAATCGGGAGTCTGTAACGAGGAATCTAAATCTAGGAATCCTGAGTAGTACCTGTGCTTAGGGAGGTTGACTTAACCAAGCGATCGCCTCCCGAAGCCAGTCCTCAGGATTCTTGCTTTTGCTGAGGGTGGTATGTTCACCTAGGGCCATTAGAGCCTGTTGAATTTCTGTATCGGTATAGCCCAGGGCCCCTAGGGTCAGTTCTACGTCTTCTTGAATATCAGGGGTGGGGGTTGCCGGCGGCCGAGTGATCAGACCCGTGTCCTGTCGCCATTGGGCTAGTTTTGTTTTCAGTTCTAGGGCAATGCGCTCGGCGGTTTTTGTACCTACCCCAGGGGTGCGACTTAAGGTACGGGTATTACCGCTAATAATGGCCTGAACTAATTCCTGTAGGCCCAGGGCATCTAGAAGGGCAAGGGCGAGTTGGGCCCCTACCCCGTTGACGCTAATGAGTCGCTGAAATAGATCCCGCTCCGCCCGAGAGAGAAACCCATAGAGGAGAAGTTGATCCTCCCGCATTTGTAGATGGGTAAAGAGTTGAACCGTCTCCCCTGATTCGGGTAATTCCTTGAGTAAACGACTAGTGACCACTAGGCCATAGCCCACACCATTAACTTCTAGATCAATTAGGGCCCGATTGGCGTGGGTTTTGTGAATGCCGGTGATCTGGCCTTTAAGGTAAGTAACCATGGGATCTCATTACAGGGCGATCGCCACGGAAAGTATCGTCAAAATCAAAATAGGGGTTAGGCCTCGTCTAGATATTGGTTGAGGTCATCAATTAAGCGGGTCAATTCCGCTTCCGTGGTAATTCGAATGCGATCGTCCCGCAGGGTCAGGAGTACCTTGGCAGCAAAGGGGCCAGCCCAGATATTGGGATTGCAAAAGACCTCTAAGAAAATGTCCCCAGTGTGTTGATATTCCATGACGGGCTGGGGGTCAGGACGATTTCCGGCGGATTTTGCACTGGCAATGGTGCGGAGCCGCAGTAATAGTTGATCAATCTCCTTTTTGAGGTCTTGGGCCGCTGCGACGGTAAAGCGAAAGCTCACGGAACCTTCCACCAAGTTAAGACGCACAGGTTGGGTCATAGTCGATTACTCCAACAGGGAAAATTTAGATTGATACTCATACTGAGTCAGACTCCTGAAAATTACCCTTGAGAAATGGGTGTTTATCGCACAATTGGTATCCGAGGCCATAGAAAAAACTAAGCCTCTATTGTACCTATGCTATACAGGACTGGAGTGATCGACCAGAGAGAAGGAGAATTGGCTAACCTATTATCAAGATGCCCTGACATAATTCCAGGGAGTGATAGAGAAAATGAGATGCCTGGTTTTGCTGGTCACATCGTCCATCCCAGAGGCAGAAAGAGAGAAGCAAAGGGGTAAAATGGGTCTGGAATAATCATTGGGTTAGGTCAACGTAGATGCCCTGGTTTGTCAAAATTGAGCGGGGAGTTGTGGATAAGCCGGTTTTTGATCGATACGTGGCGGCCCATCGGGCCTATGTGCGACAGTTAATTGACCAAGGTCATCGGGCTAAGACAGGCTACTGGGGGGAGTTGGGAGGTGGAATGATGATTTTTGAGGCGGACTCCCAGGCGATCGCCCAGATTATTATTGCCGAAGATCCCTTAATCAAAAACCATTGTGTAGATTACGAGTTACACGAGTGGAAAATCGTCGAGGAATAGAAATAATTTATCTTGAATTTAGAGTTAAGGGCACCTGCATCTATCCATACAGAGTTAGCTTCTTGCTTAGCTAAGAGAACAGCTGGTAAGTACATATCTATGCTGTCTTTGTATCAAATTGTATTAATATTCATCAAATAATTCAAAATGATGTCACTTAAGACCAATATTAATGTACTCAAGGAATAGTCAGAATGAAGACCATCTTACGCTTTATCGGATCAACACTCATACTCGGAATGTTAGCTTGGGTGTTGATAGTTAATGTGGCGATCTCTCCATCTCAGGCAACTATTCGCCAGTTAGAAGAAGCACCAGGGCAGGTGGTTTACCAATCTCGCCAAGTGCTCAAGGATCAAAAGGGTGCTAGTTGGCAAGCGATCGCCTTCAAGCGAACTTTCCCCGATCGTTCGGACAGTATATACTTACGTCTGGTTGGGTTTCCAGGAACAGCAAACATCGATCACTCACAGCCACTAACCCTTACCAACTCGATGGGCAAAACACTAACTGCCGCCGATGTATCCCACGATATGTTTGTGGATCCAACTCAGATAAAACCTGATGTCGCACAGTATGATTTACAGCCGATCTTGATGAAGTTAGAATTGGGAATCCCATTGCGACTAATCCTGCCAACCCTCGACCAATCAGAGATTACCCTGAATGCTTCTACTGATCTTGTTGAAGAATGGCGATCTCTAATAGGTCAGAAATAGTTCTCGTTCAGCTAATTGGCTATGCAGCGATAGCGTCATTCAAGGTGTGCAACTGTTTTAGAGATCATCATGAATAGATAATCTAGCACCTTTCAAGCCCTAATCGTAGCTTTTTCCATCCTATTACCATGCGGATTTTGCTTTTGATAATGTCTGAAGGCACAACTACCTAACTTAAGTTCAATAATTTGGAGACCAACATTATGCAGACCATGCCAATCAACATCGGAATCGAAGAAAAGAATCGCCGCGAGATTGCTCAAGGGCTTTCCCATCTACTGGCGGATACTTACACCCTGTACTTGAAAACCCATAACTTCCACTAGACCGTCACAGGACCGATGTTTCGGACATTGCATCTCATGTTTGAAGAGCAGTATAACGAGTTGGCTTTGGCGGTGGATCTAATTGCTGAACGCATCCGGGCACTGGGGTTTCCGGCTCCAGGCACCTACAAGGAATTTGCCCAGCTCTCTTCAATTAGTGACGAGGATGGCGTTCCCAGCACCGAGGACATGATCCGCAAGTTGGTGGAAGGTCAGGAGGCCGTTGTCCGCACAGCACGATCGCTGTTTATTGTGTTGGAGGGTTCCCATGATAAGCCGATCACAGACTTGCTCACCCAAACGTATACAGGTTCATGAAAAAACAGCTTGGATGTTAAGGAGTTTACTGGCACAATAGTGAATTCTGCTGAATTAACAAAATTTTTTAAGCCAAGTATTAATAATTTTACAAAGGTAAATCTACCGACTGCTCATCCTCACCATTCAAGTAATGCTCCCAACCGTTCAAGACCCAGGTACGGTGATCCCAAATTTAAGGGGGGGTAGAGCCGAACCCTTCTTTTATCGGGCTAGAGTTACCTTAGAAATGTAAGTTTAATCGCTAAAAAAAAAGGAGCAAATGCTATGGCACTCGTGCGTTGGCAACCGTTCCGGGAAGTGGATGATATTCAACGGGAAATGAACCGTCTCTTCGATAATCTAGTAACCAGTAATAACTCCCAAGAAGGGATTGGTCTTGGCTTTGTCCCTCGGGCTGAATTAGTTGAAAATGGTGATAGCTATACCCTGCGCCTAGAACTGCCGGGGATGGATGTAAAAGACTTAGATATTCAGGCGACGGCGGAAGCGGTATCCATTTCTGGGGAGCGTAAAACCGAACGTCAAAGTGAAGAAAATGGCGTGACTCGCAGTGAGTTTCGCTATGGTAAATTTCAACGGGTGATTCCCTTGCCGGGCCGGATTAATCATCAGGATGTAGGTGCCAATTACCAGGATGGTATTTTATCCCTAACCCTACCGAAGGCTGATGAAGAAAAAAATAAAGTGGTTCGCATCAATCTAGGTTAATTTAAGTTCCATAGATCTCATCTGGGGCGATCGCCTCCGGTTCACGGGTGACCTGAAGCTGCGGCCCACTCTGCCAAGACCCCGTCCGATAACGACGGGCATCCACATGTTCAATGCCTAAGCGAAACCCGCTCTGTAGAAGCTGACGCACCTGATTCACCACATCCCCACTCAAACGACTCGAACTGGAGTGGGAACGGCTAGAGGAACTAGAGCTAGATTTGGCCGATGGGGTGGGAGCAAATCCCTTACCCCGCGTACTGGAGCCATTATTACTGCCCTTGCCATTGGGCCGCTGAATAATGGTTTCCATCAACCGCTTTTTCAGTTTTGGATCTACACCCACAAGGCGAACATAATCCCCTGGATGATCCGCCAGAAATGCACTCAAGTCCGCTAGGGCGTGCATGGAGGTAATGTTTATGCCACTGTGCCAGGAGCTGGTGCGAAAGCGGCGCGGATCCGCATACTCGGTGGTGACTTGACATCCCTGGGACAAAAGGGACTGAATTTGGTTGAGGACATCGTTACTCAGTACCGTATCCTGGGGTGTTCCATAACTTGCTGGGGTTGCCGTAGGAAAGGAGGATTTCGTCCCAGAACCATTACCTCGAGACCCATTGGAGGTAACAGGGCCATCGGGCCGCTGAATAATTTGCTCCAATACCCGCCGCTTGGCCTTACTATCAATGCCTAATAAACGCACGTATTCGCCCTGATGCTCTTGCAGACAAGCTTCTAGGGCAGCAATCACCTCAGGTTCGCGGTTGGATTGAATGGGGGCGCAGCTATACCAAGAACTGGTGCGATAATGCCGTGGGTCGGTGTGTTCCGTACCAATTTGATAGCCCTGCTGGAGGAGTTGGCGAATTTGGCCAATAATGGATTGATCCAAACTTCCACGACTTGTCGTACTGGCAGCATAGGAGGTGTAGGCAGTACTTGGGGAAGAAGAGCCACCACTGGAAAAGGTTGCTCCCATACTGGTGGGTTCTCCAGGCCGATGAATCGTCAGTTCCCGCACCCGTCGCTTGGCTTTAGGATCAACCCCAATCAGGCGCACATAATCCTGGGAATGGGCCGACAAACATTTCTCAACCTCCGCAACTACTTGTCGCTCCTGCTGGGCCTGGATCGGTGGCTCACTTTGCCACGAACTGGTGCGATAGCGGCGGGCATCGGCGTATTCTAGGCCAATGTGATAGCCCTGGCTGAGTAACTGGCGGATTTCGCTTAAAATATCGGGATTTGTGGCTTGGGTCATGACTTGGCCTCCCCCATCCTGTTGAAGATTGATTTGAACATCATGGGTTTTTTTAAGTTCGTTACGGATTGGTGCAATACAGGCAATATTTTCAGCGCAGCGATAGCCCGATCTCAGGGCATCATTAATGCCCACCACATGCTGGGCAAAGTGAATATCGGTTTCCTCGGCATTGGGTAGGCGATTGGCCTGCTGTTGATTGGTGATAATCGTGCCTGAGGCAACGTATTTCCCCGGTGGAATTTCCACATCTTGAATTAGGGCGTGCATCATCACCACGCAACCTGGGCCCACCCGAGCGTTAAACACCGTGGAGCGAAAGCCAATAAAACAACCCGAGCCAACGTAAACGGGGCCATGAATCAAGGCCATGTGGGTAATGGAGGCATCATCGCCAATCCAGACGGAATACTCCTTGCCATCATCCCCAAGGACACGGCCATCCTGTAGCCCGTGAATAACCACCCCATCCTGGATATTGGTGCCCTCGCCAATATGAAAGGGAGTTCCCTCATCTGCCCGAATTGAAGTTCCTGGGGCAATGTGAACATCATCCTTGATCCGCACATCACCAATTAGGTTGCAGGAGGAATGGATGTAGGCTGAGTCAGCAATTTTAGGTTTAGCTAGATCCGTTGACCAGGGGGTGGGAGGAGCCGCATAACTTTTAACCGCCATGGAAGGAATCTCCGATCAATACTGGGTGCGCTTACTGTAAAGAAGTTGATTATCTTTGCTCACGGTGTCAATAATCGCCACCACTGCTGCATCAATGGGTTTTGTTTCACCATTGACAATAAATCGAGCGGCACTGCCTCGACTGACCAAGACCCATTCATCCAACCCCGCACCAACGGTATCGGCGGCAACGGCGTAGTCGGGGAGTAGTTCGCCTTCCCCGCCCATCCATTGAACCACTAAAAACTTGACGCCAGTGAGGGTGGACTCTTTTTGGGTGCTGGTGACAGTGCCACACACTCGAGCAATTTTCACTATGGGCGGCCCATGGGACGAATACCACTAACGCTTTCCCGGAACTGTTCCACGGCTTCGGTGTAGCGAATGGGGAGGACGTATTCCAGGTTCTCGTGGGGACGGGCAATGATGTGGGTAGACAGGACTTGACCGCCATTCACCCGCTTTACATTTTCTACGCCTGCGGCGACGGAGGCTTGCACTTCCGAGACATCACCGCGAACAATGACGGTGACGCGCCCACTCCCAATTTTTTCATAGCCGACCAATGTGACACGGGCAGCTTTGACCATGGCATCAGCGGCTTCAACAACGGCCGGAAATCCCAGGGTCTCAATCATTCCTACTGCAATTGCCATTTTGATAACTCCTAAGGTTAATGAACTGTTGGCAAAAATAATTCTAAACACACGGATCTAGATAGAATCTAGATCTATTTAGGTGAAGAAACTTCCCTAATTTCGGAATTGTTCAACGGCTTCGGTATATCGAATGGGTAAAACGTATTCCAAGTTTTCATGGGGACGGGCAATGATGTGGGTGGAGAGAAGTTCACCACCATTCACCCGCTTTACATTTTCCACGCCTGCGGCAACGGAGGCTTGTACTTCTGAGACATCTCCCCGCACAATGACGGTGACACGCCCACTGCCGATTTTTTCATAACCGACTAAGGTGACACGGGCAGCCTTGACCATAGCATCTGCTGCTTCGACGACGGCCGGAAATCCCTTCGTTTCGATCATTCCGACAGCAATTGGCATGAGTTGATTCTCCTAAAAACGAACTAGGGGTAAGGGTGGCTCAATCTAATTGTGGCTGATAGGCGATCGCCACGGATTGAAGACGGAAAATGCCATTTTAAGAATTACGTCATTGTAATAATTACGTAATAATTTATGTTGATGACCGTCTTTGCTATCTATAAATCAAGCATAGGGTTAGGGGTTTCATTTGACAACAGAATCGTTGATAATAATTTCTGGTTTAGAATATTACAAAACCTGATTTATACCGGAGGTTCCCAGTCCTAGCGATCGCCGGGGTGGAGTGTATGGCCGCAAAGATAGATAAATATCTAAGCTTAGATTCGGGAGCATTGACGACCCATTGGGCCTTACTGACCTACCGATTGGATTCCGATTCTGATTATAGGCTTTATCAATACATTAATAGTTTTTAATAAGTTTACATCTATAAATATTGTGTTAACTTTTGACACAAAACTTTAGGTTGACGGTTCGTTTTTCAATGTTCAGGAGTGATGTTATGTCATTGACGGTGGGCGATCGCGCCCCAGACTTTTGTCTAGCCAGTGCCACTGGAGATCAGGTGTGTTTAGGGGATTTTCGGGGGCAGTGGTTGATTTTATATTTTTATCCACGGGATAATACCCCTGGCTGCACAAAGGAGGCCTGTGGCTATCGGGATGTTTACGAAGCGCGGCAAGATCAAAACCTGGCGATCGTTGGTATCAGCGGCGATTCTGCCCAATCTCACCAAAAATTCATCCAGAAATATCGCCTGCCCTTTCCCCTCCTCTGCGATTTGGATGGAACGGTGGCCAGGGCCTACGACAGCTATGGCCCCAAAAAGTTTATGGGCAAAGAATACGAGGGGATCTACCGCAATACCTTTTTGATCGACCCCCAGGGCAATCTGGCAGGTATTTATCTAAAGGTTAAGCCGGATGCCCATATTGATCAGGTAATGGCAGATTTTCAGGCCCAAGCATCTTGACTGTAAGGAGTTAGTTAATTCTGGAACAGGGGGGTTTTAGTGAAGTGAAGGCTTTTGAGGCTTGGCAGATGATTCTTGAGAAAACGAACTGATCACGGAATTCTGGATCAGCCCGAAAGTAAGACTATTTCTCCGAGAGAGGTTGATCCAGAGTTAAATGATCACGTTTTGGCTCCTTGGAGTTGTGCGAGCGTTAGTGGCTGTGGGGTGCAAAGACGTTTACGGAAGCGGTGCAGGGTGTTTAGCGCGTCTGGATATTCTGGGTAGGCTAGTTGAATAAATCGGGCGAAGTCCTCGATGGTGCAGGGTTTTGAGGTTCCGCCTTGGTATTGATGGAATTCTTTGTGAATGCTTTCTTTGATGGTGAGGAGGTTGTCGAGGCTATCGGCTAGGTGGGGGTAATGGGTTTGATCGTAGAGGTGGTGAACGGCAAGGGGTATGGGGCTGTCGATCGTCTGCTTTTCTTGGGTGATTTGGCAGGTGTTGTTATCTCTGGCTTTGGCGCGGTTTTTGGCTTGATTGATGCGCTGGTTTTGGCTGCTGGCGGTGTCTTTTTCGACTGATTTGGTGTGGATTGTGACGTTTTTGCACCAGGTTCGGGTGGTGGAGTTATTGTGGTTCTCTGCGAGGTACTCAGATAGTTTGCCAATGCCGGAAAAGGAGTAGTAGGTGACTTCCTCTATACGGCGAAATTCGGTCTCGTGGGTAAGGGGGGAGGGAGTTTTCTGTACTGCTTCAAAGGTTTTATTGAGGGTTCTCAGTCTAATTTTTAGGATGGTGGCAACTTTGTCTTCGGGGAGGAAGTTGATGTTGTTGATTTTGACTATTTGGCTATTTTCGAGGACGGTTTGGCGGATGAGGGCATGGAGAGCTTGTTGTTTGCGATTGTGGACTAATGCCTTGAGTAGTCTGGCTTTGGGGCGGTATGGAGGGGATG harbors:
- a CDS encoding YciI family protein, producing MPWFVKIERGVVDKPVFDRYVAAHRAYVRQLIDQGHRAKTGYWGELGGGMMIFEADSQAIAQIIIAEDPLIKNHCVDYELHEWKIVEE
- the ruvA gene encoding Holliday junction branch migration protein RuvA, yielding MVTYLKGQITGIHKTHANRALIDLEVNGVGYGLVVTSRLLKELPESGETVQLFTHLQMREDQLLLYGFLSRAERDLFQRLISVNGVGAQLALALLDALGLQELVQAIISGNTRTLSRTPGVGTKTAERIALELKTKLAQWRQDTGLITRPPATPTPDIQEDVELTLGALGYTDTEIQQALMALGEHTTLSKSKNPEDWLREAIAWLSQPP
- a CDS encoding M23 family metallopeptidase, giving the protein MSDQTLYSPNPTPPEHIISNSLSRRIRQVCSYLPLITATTGLTAAITPGVYALDSLLLVHPPTSSSESLSRLNQDPIRPLGSSSTSDLDGNSQESLSATINENILADIIQGSLKKAILPESKLPLTTGSLTSSPVLSAYPQLASSSQISSPSFKVIDRRQAGTDDLATLVTKSTTAVLAALPTGDMSLGMGGTWEETSGMQPVDISLEESTPATATDLSPAAADLLAIAPEEPVEDTSSAIAYAPQQSDPNSRVQFTGSRRGVPVPFGRSYQRQNHQSRPVSTRTAATSIPANSIPTTPVVSPRPSTVTVSPVTPRPNPAPATAPAIPQPMAAPVPVKVARQVISPQLPDLDLPPLPASDRYLPSPITNQFVWPAQGVFTSGFGPRWGRIHRGIDIAGPVGTPVVAAASGVVTFSGWNSGGFGNLVEIRHTDGTLTLYAHNHRNIVRQGQYVQQGEQIALMGSTGRSTGPHVHFEIHPQGRGAVNPMNFLRRSQG
- a CDS encoding ribulose bisphosphate carboxylase small subunit, with translation MAVKSYAAPPTPWSTDLAKPKIADSAYIHSSCNLIGDVRIKDDVHIAPGTSIRADEGTPFHIGEGTNIQDGVVIHGLQDGRVLGDDGKEYSVWIGDDASITHMALIHGPVYVGSGCFIGFRSTVFNARVGPGCVVMMHALIQDVEIPPGKYVASGTIITNQQQANRLPNAEETDIHFAQHVVGINDALRSGYRCAENIACIAPIRNELKKTHDVQINLQQDGGGQVMTQATNPDILSEIRQLLSQGYHIGLEYADARRYRTSSWQSEPPIQAQQERQVVAEVEKCLSAHSQDYVRLIGVDPKAKRRVRELTIHRPGEPTSMGATFSSGGSSSPSTAYTSYAASTTSRGSLDQSIIGQIRQLLQQGYQIGTEHTDPRHYRTSSWYSCAPIQSNREPEVIAALEACLQEHQGEYVRLLGIDSKAKRRVLEQIIQRPDGPVTSNGSRGNGSGTKSSFPTATPASYGTPQDTVLSNDVLNQIQSLLSQGCQVTTEYADPRRFRTSSWHSGINITSMHALADLSAFLADHPGDYVRLVGVDPKLKKRLMETIIQRPNGKGSNNGSSTRGKGFAPTPSAKSSSSSSSRSHSSSSRLSGDVVNQVRQLLQSGFRLGIEHVDARRYRTGSWQSGPQLQVTREPEAIAPDEIYGT
- a CDS encoding DUF3122 domain-containing protein, encoding MKTILRFIGSTLILGMLAWVLIVNVAISPSQATIRQLEEAPGQVVYQSRQVLKDQKGASWQAIAFKRTFPDRSDSIYLRLVGFPGTANIDHSQPLTLTNSMGKTLTAADVSHDMFVDPTQIKPDVAQYDLQPILMKLELGIPLRLILPTLDQSEITLNASTDLVEEWRSLIGQK
- a CDS encoding Hsp20/alpha crystallin family protein; this translates as MALVRWQPFREVDDIQREMNRLFDNLVTSNNSQEGIGLGFVPRAELVENGDSYTLRLELPGMDVKDLDIQATAEAVSISGERKTERQSEENGVTRSEFRYGKFQRVIPLPGRINHQDVGANYQDGILSLTLPKADEEKNKVVRINLG
- the bcp gene encoding thioredoxin-dependent thiol peroxidase yields the protein MSLTVGDRAPDFCLASATGDQVCLGDFRGQWLILYFYPRDNTPGCTKEACGYRDVYEARQDQNLAIVGISGDSAQSHQKFIQKYRLPFPLLCDLDGTVARAYDSYGPKKFMGKEYEGIYRNTFLIDPQGNLAGIYLKVKPDAHIDQVMADFQAQAS
- a CDS encoding carbon dioxide-concentrating mechanism protein CcmK, translated to MAIAVGMIETLGFPAVVEAADAMVKAARVTLVGYEKIGSGRVTVIVRGDVSEVQASVAAGVENVKRVNGGQVLSTHIIARPHENLEYVLPIRYTEAVEQFRESVSGIRPMGRP
- a CDS encoding carbon dioxide-concentrating mechanism protein CcmK, with the translated sequence MPIAVGMIETKGFPAVVEAADAMVKAARVTLVGYEKIGSGRVTVIVRGDVSEVQASVAAGVENVKRVNGGELLSTHIIARPHENLEYVLPIRYTEAVEQFRN
- a CDS encoding EutN/CcmL family microcompartment protein is translated as MKIARVCGTVTSTQKESTLTGVKFLVVQWMGGEGELLPDYAVAADTVGAGLDEWVLVSRGSAARFIVNGETKPIDAAVVAIIDTVSKDNQLLYSKRTQY